The genomic DNA ctctccctctcttctactctactctctccctttcttctactctactctcttctactctcctctctactctctccctctcttctactctctccctttcttctactctctcccctctactctccccctctcttctactctctccctcacttctactcttgccctctctctactctcttcctctcttctactctcgccctctcttctactctctattctctcctctcgtcctctctctccctctcctaccctctctacTCCCGCCCTCacttctactctctccctctcttctactctcgccctctcttctactctctccctctctccctctcttctactctcgccctctcttctactcttgccctctctctactctctccctctcttctactctcgccctctcttctactctctactctctcctctcttcttctctctccctctcttcttctctctacctctcctctactctccctctctcctactctctctactctcgccctctcttctactctcgccctctcttctactctctccctctcctactctctctactctcgccctctcttctactctcgccctctctctactctctccctctcttctactctcgccctctcttctactctctactctctcctctcgtctactctctccctcttctactctctacctctcctctactctccctctcctactctcttCTACTCTCGCCCTCTCTTCTACTCTCGCCCTCTCTTCTACTCTCGCCCTCTCCtactctcgccctctctccctctcttctactctcgccctctcttctactcttgccctctctctactctctccctctcttctactctcgccctctcttctactctctactctcttctctcgtctactctcccctctcttctactctctacctctcctctactctccctctcttctactctctccctctcctactctctctactctcgccctctcttctactctctccctctctccctctcttctactctctcccttccctactctctacctctcctcctctcctcccttactctttctctccctttctcctcctcctcttattgATGAATCGTCTCTGTAATGGAGGCTGGTGTGAAGCCATTCCATTAGTTAGAGTGGGGCTAGATGTGGTGGCAGTTTGaatgccactgtgtgtgtgatcagCTCCCCCACTGGCACAGCCCTTTTGCTTATAGTCCCTTTTACATCCTATCCTGCAGCATTCTCTCTGCaggagtggacacacacacacacacacacacacacacacacacacacacacacacacacacgcacacgcacacacacacacagtggcattATGGTTCAGCAGTAAAGCTCAGATTGATGCCCTATAGGTGAaactatatatattattatatattatatatttattattattatattatgaaactAAAAAAGGATAGCTCTAGGACTACCACAGTTGGGAGAGATTTGATTGTTTTTTTCTTCAAGTCTTGTATAacagcctcttcctctctcttcctctctctgtctgcaggcAGCTCCTCCACACCAGTAACTTCAGCAGCAGCAACGGCAGCACAGAGGACCTGTTCCGAGACAGCATCGACTCCTGTGACATCGACATCACTGAGAAGGTACCGCAGAGATACGTTGTGTTCTGTTTAATTCTATGGAAGAGACTGCCATTTATcgtgtctgtctctatctgtgaCCGTTCCACTACCTGCACTCCATAATATTAAGGTGAAAATTGATGGGATACTGATTGTGAAATTGATTGCATTGGCTGCTACTGTCAAGAGGTGTTCTGCTGTGAATCGAGCTGAATGGCTCTGGCAGAGCTTGTTGCTGATTGTGCTGGCTGAAGTAAGGACATTGTATGAATGAATGATATAACAACatctcttaccttctctctctttcactctctctccctctctcacccccccttctctctctctccctctctctcccacacacaggtGAGTTACCTAGAGAAGAAGGTAGCAGAGTTGGAGAATGACACGCTGATGAACGGAGATCTCAAGTCCAAGTTGAAGCAGGAGAACACACAGCTGGTTCACAGGTAGgagatttacacacacacatgcatgcacatccacccacccacccacgcacacacacacgtagatacacacaaacacatacacacaaacacatgtacgaatgcacacacacacgttcattcttaaatatatatatatatgtgtgtgtgagcatttttttttttacatatctcATTTATGCTAatgtttctgtatgtgtgtgtgcatacgtgtgtgtgtcactcacagGGTCCACGAGTTGGAGGAGCAGTTAAAGGACCAGGAGGCGCaggcagagcagaacacagaggaggagcagagacgACACCGTGAGGCCTACAgcaagatggagagagacaagAACACTGAGCTAGAGCTGCTACACAaccggtaacacacacacacaaacacacttactTCAATCATTTATACACTGCATCGTAGATAGTCATATTTACATGTATGCGTGTACACAAAGGTACTATCTATAacttaaaagggttctttggctgtcaccatagcagaaccctttgggttccatgtagaatcatttccacagagggttctacattgaacccaaaagtgttctacctggaatcaaaaagggttctcctatggggacatccTAAGAACCCtttcttctaagagtgtagtcCATAGCGCTAGGTAGATACCATAGATTAGGCCTTGAGCTAGATACTGAATCCAGACCTTGAGGTCTGCTGTACTGCTAATGTCCATTTCTCTTTGTTAGTGGCCTTGTTTTGAATAACCCggacatacagtatattaaacaTGGATGAATTATCATAATGTGTTTCCTCTTCTTCCCCTACAGAGTCCAACAGCTAGAGGAGGAGAACGgggatatatcggtgaacatgtGCAGACTGAAGTCTCAGACAGAGAAACTGGACGAGGTATGTGCGTGCTTGCTTACATATCATCCTCAGAGACACAGTAGGCTACGTTTAGTACAAACACACGCTCTCACTCATGCAACTCCAGTACTACGATCTCTACACAGACAGAGACCTCGATAACTGGTTACAAAACATAAACACCCTCCCATCAACAGCACGTGACCAATtgccacagtcacacacacacacacacacacgtttggaGGTGTGAAGGCTACAGCTGGGCTCATATCAACACTTCTATTTCTAGCCTGCCTGGTGAAAACATGCAAGGGAGTTGGCATTACTGGTCTGCATGATCAATTAATTGTGTGGTTGTGTGAACAGACAGTCACACTAACTAATTACCATACTATACACTTCAGGTTGCCTGACGACTCAAACTGAATTATTTCGCTGCTCTGTCGTTCACCTcatacttcagtctgagactgccatcgCTGAAGTCATTTGTggtgacataaaaaaaaaaacgttgtaCGAAACAAAGTCATCAGCGATTTGAttgtatcaaagccaatgacggATTTTCAAACCTCTGCTTTACCGATGTGTATTCTGtctctggcccaacccattggTTTCTGGAACCAATCACAGTGGCTAGAATGTTGTTCCATTCTAAAAAATCATCGGGGAGGGACTCCAGACTCATTGCGGagaagattattattatttttttcacctttatttaaccaattttcttaattacattttaaaaatttTAAATTATAGTTAATTTTAAGGTATGTGTCCTAATGCTTCTTCTTACAGGACTATTAACTGTGCATTATTAAACTGACTGTGTTCTTGCTTACCGCATACATCCTAACAACCCAATGCCTTATTCATACTGTGGGACCTTTATTGTGTGAACACCATGTGACTTTTATTTTGATGAGCTACTTTGGAAGGTTGGGGGCAGAGCCGAGGTTATTGGGTAATCGGGGTCAGTTTTGAGATTGAGATTGAGACTCCACCCTCCCCAGCTTGTTGTATTATTTTGCCTCTCCCTAAGCTGTTGTACTTGGCTTATAGGGCCGCCCCAAACTGCACTGTGCTGACTTGGGGCTCTTCTATTCACATTGGCCGTCCCAGCACGGCTCCAGCAACTATAGTGGATGCGTAACCAGTCCAGCCCAGAACAGATTGCCTTGGCTTTGGTCTGTAATGTGAATCAGGCATACGTTTGAAAAACGATCCGTGCTTCATTCTCTGTGCATCATCACGTATTGGAATGTGTCTATACGTGTGTGTTGTCAGGAGAAGCAGCGTATGACAGACAAGCTGGAGGACACCAGTCTGAGGCTGAAGGATGAGCTGGACCTCTACAGGAAGATGATGGACAAGCTGAGGCAGAACAGACACGAGttccagaaagagagggaggccatgcaggaggtgggaggagagacacacacagggacgcgcgcgcgcacacacgcacgcacgcacgcacgcacacacacacgtacacacacttaTGCACACAtttactctccctctcccactcttctGAAATCTCTAGTAGCTGAATGCTTGTACAGAGTACATTTTCACATAAACCAGCCTGCCCACTGCATCAGACTGGTCTACATGGCTATCCCAGGTACTCTTTATAACTACACAGTCTCCACGACAGCTACCGCATATCATCCCTGgttgtctccctcctcctgcagctgattgaggaccttcgTCGGGAGCTGGAGCACCTGCAGCTGTTCAAACTGGAGACAGAGAAGCCTGGCCACGGCCGCAGCTCCTCCTCTGGGCTGACGGAGTTCAACGCCAAGACCAGAGAGATGGAGCTGGAGCACGAGGTCAAGAGACTCAAACAGGTGGGCTTGAGAGCTAGTGGCCGATGCTAACTCTGTATGAATGCATTGTTACTTCCTCTTTTGGGGTATTTGCTAGGATTTAATTGGGCAAGAGACtcaaacaggtggggctcaaaaacAATCTTGTACACACGTTCCACCTCTaagtatactgtatgtgtttgtatatgcCACCACTATATGCTTTTGTGCGAGCTAACAGTGTTTCGTGTGATAGTCTAATGCTGGGAGTACACTCTCAACATAGAGAGTGGCATACACTAGTCATATCTACCTACAGTGCGTCTTATCTACTATAGGTTTGTCCTTTTCGACTTCTTAGATAGTGTGCCATTTCTAGGTGGTGAATACCAGTGATATCTGTCGGTCAAGGGCAGTGAAATGATATTGTTAATGTTCCCCATCCTTGTTAAGAGCATCGGACCGAGTATAACCATGAGATAAGATATCAAGATGAAAGTGTTTCAAAGATGTCCTCTCAGACAAGACAGAGGCTCTAATGCTGAGACATGCAGTGTTGCGGTTTCATGTGTAAAGATTTGATATTCTACTGTAGGCTTCTTTCTTGCCTTCGGTCAGTACACTCTGTCAAACAGACAGTAACGCTAGGAGAATAATCACAGTGCCTCGCCTTGCCTGCAGCTTTCATCTGGATCTGtcttgctctctatctctctctcttttttttctctctcacacttgCCTGGTTGCCGTCTCTGCTCAGCTGTTACATTTGGCAAATgacaggagtggaatgttagctaaaaagtcTGGTACCcagaatacacagacacacagacaagtaAACCATTTTCTGCAGTCACAGGCTTTGATTCAAAGTTTAAACTACAAGGCTGGAAGAGAAACATCTCAAATTGGTGTCAGGCAGATATGCGATACCCTTTTTGTCTTTTCTCAACACTTTTAGATCAAATGGTGCTTATCTGAAAACTCCTTATTTAAAACAGTCATAGGTTACTTTTTCAAATCGGTTATTTTATTAATGACACTGTTTCATATTTGAGAAAGGGTTCAAAAGAGAATGCAGATCAGCTAGCTGATGTGATAGTATTCCAAACAGGGATGAATGAGTCTCTTCCCTCTCATGTCTCCCTGTGCTCCTCTTTGCTCCTCCTCTGTGTGTCCAGCGGTTTGTCTCGCAGGATtttcctctgacctctgacctccgcCACCTCGTAGTATCCGCTGGGGCACGCCTCCGTCACGGTCAGACGGTAAACAAACCCACTGTTGTTTCTTGTGAGCTTTAACCTTTGACCCCTCCCATTAACCACAGCATAATCATCAGCATACAGCGCCTATAGAGCTTCACCCCCTGTCGACACAGGGCACAGTTTGTGCCATAACACCGTGATAAACATAATAACccgtgtcctgtcctgtaggtgtTACCGTAGATGTAGTGTGCTGTGTCAGCTGCTGTTGAAATCGAGAGATGGTTTGTCGTGGGTGTATTTGTGTGAGGCTTCAGTAGTCTAATCTAACAGGCCTTGCCTACTGACACAGTGTGGATGAAGTGGGGCGCTTGGAGAATTGAGATGAATCTCATCAAGCTGTGGACTCCCTCTAAACCCATCGCTTTAGTCTGTCAAATCAAGCTATGAtactcatctctttctctctttctctctttctctctctctctctctctcgctatctcactctacctctacttccccctccctcttctctctcccaaaCTCCCACCCCCCCTCTatgtccctccccctctccttcactccccctccacccaacagGAGAACCTGAAACTGAGAGAACAGAACGACGACCTGAATGGTCAGATCCTCAGTCTGAGTCTGTATGAGGCTAAGAACCTGTTTGCCACCCAGACCAAGGCCCAGTCGCTGGCTGCTGAGATAGACAACGCCTCACGTGACGACGTGAGTTTTTCATTCATAATGCTAATCATTTGATGATTTGATCATTTCGGAGTAATCCTGCAAGAATAACCCTAATGATTAAGGTCATAGTACGAATGGAATTTAGACAGTAGGCATGTATGTGAGTAACCTTTCCTAAGACCTGAAGAGTTTCATTTTGCATGACATCAGGGTTAGCTGGTATAACCCGATAATGGCACCTCCATATCTAATGGTAACATCACATTGCTTTGATATTTCTCCACAGTTGATGGAGGCCCTCAAGGAACAAGAGGAGATCAACTTCCGCCTGCGGCAGTACATGGACAAGATCATTTTGTCTATCCTGGACCACAACCCCTCCATATTGGAGATCAAGACCAACTAGAACCCCCCTACTAGAAACCCACTACTAGAACCCCCACCGGGAATGGGGAATTTGAAAGGGAAAGGAAGACTAGCCACGCTGGGGCCTGGGACCGCTAGACATCATTGCCCCCTGCTGCCCCAGGAGTGGAACTGTGAACTTgggtgtattcattaggcacaaaacagaagaaaacagactgaaactgGGAGGTACTACCGGGGCTTGCTCAATTAGAAACATTTGTTTTTGTGTTCTGTTGCGAAACGTTTTGCTACGGTCTGGCCTAATGAATACGGCCCTGTTTTCTCTCAGCGACTGGAGCTCTCGTGGATTTTCTGTGTTGACTACTAAAGGGAGTTTTGGTACTTCACCGTCGTACTTCTGTTCTATTCTGGGACTCATCAACAGATGTTGGTGTCTCCCTCATACTCCTTCATGCACTTTCTTCTATGTTCTCTATTGTTTCTTCACAGCCTCATCTTTAGTCTAAAACACAATCGAGATGAATTATTACTGGGGAAAATAATTCTACTGGGCAGGTGCTTT from Oncorhynchus keta strain PuntledgeMale-10-30-2019 chromosome 10, Oket_V2, whole genome shotgun sequence includes the following:
- the LOC118376078 gene encoding rab11 family-interacting protein 4A-like isoform X1, whose protein sequence is MTSMDEGLAGGVLGQGDHHGSPQIMDGRVDKALAHPVLMCTRVSLNPEPGCHLFPEGEEKGEVEGRERAELDMDSAVESNPGSDVSEGGRSGGDKEDGLGGLFFPGDKCSQLNPSVTSDLSTRSSASLNEEQFEDYGEGEDVDYTPSSPCPEDETRTNGYSDLGSSVPSSAGQSPRKTRHLYNNEMMDVYCSQCCKKVNLLNDLEARLKNLKANSPNRKISSTAFGRQLLHTSNFSSSNGSTEDLFRDSIDSCDIDITEKVSYLEKKVAELENDTLMNGDLKSKLKQENTQLVHRVHELEEQLKDQEAQAEQNTEEEQRRHREAYSKMERDKNTELELLHNRVQQLEEENGDISVNMCRLKSQTEKLDEEKQRMTDKLEDTSLRLKDELDLYRKMMDKLRQNRHEFQKEREAMQELIEDLRRELEHLQLFKLETEKPGHGRSSSSGLTEFNAKTREMELEHEVKRLKQRFVSQDFPLTSDLRHLVVSAGARLRHGQTENLKLREQNDDLNGQILSLSLYEAKNLFATQTKAQSLAAEIDNASRDDLMEALKEQEEINFRLRQYMDKIILSILDHNPSILEIKTN
- the LOC118376078 gene encoding rab11 family-interacting protein 4A-like isoform X3, producing the protein MCTRVSLNPEPGCHLFPEGEEKGEVEGRERAELDMDSAVESNPGSDVSEGGRSGGDKEDGLGGLFFPGDKCSQLNPSVTSDLSTRSSASLNEEQFEDYGEGEDVDYTPSSPCPEDETRTNGYSDLGSSVPSSAGQSPRKTRHLYNNEMMDVYCSQCCKKVNLLNDLEARLKNLKANSPNRKISSTAFGRQLLHTSNFSSSNGSTEDLFRDSIDSCDIDITEKVSYLEKKVAELENDTLMNGDLKSKLKQENTQLVHRVHELEEQLKDQEAQAEQNTEEEQRRHREAYSKMERDKNTELELLHNRVQQLEEENGDISVNMCRLKSQTEKLDEEKQRMTDKLEDTSLRLKDELDLYRKMMDKLRQNRHEFQKEREAMQELIEDLRRELEHLQLFKLETEKPGHGRSSSSGLTEFNAKTREMELEHEVKRLKQRFVSQDFPLTSDLRHLVVSAGARLRHGQTENLKLREQNDDLNGQILSLSLYEAKNLFATQTKAQSLAAEIDNASRDDLMEALKEQEEINFRLRQYMDKIILSILDHNPSILEIKTN
- the LOC118376078 gene encoding rab11 family-interacting protein 4A-like isoform X2, which encodes MTSMDEGLAGGVLGQGDHHGSPQIMDGRVDKALAHPVLMCTRVSLNPEPGCHLFPEGEEKGEVEGRERAELDMDSAVESNPGSDVSEGGRSGGDKEDGLGGLFFPGDKCSQLNPSVTSDLSTRSSASLNEEQFEDYGEGEDVDYTPSSPCPEDETRTNGYSDLGSSVPSSAGQSPRKTRHLYNNEMMDVYCSQCCKKVNLLNDLEARLKNLKANSPNRKISSTAFGRQLLHTSNFSSSNGSTEDLFRDSIDSCDIDITEKVSYLEKKVAELENDTLMNGDLKSKLKQENTQLVHRVHELEEQLKDQEAQAEQNTEEEQRRHREAYSKMERDKNTELELLHNRVQQLEEENGDISVNMCRLKSQTEKLDEEKQRMTDKLEDTSLRLKDELDLYRKMMDKLRQNRHEFQKEREAMQELIEDLRRELEHLQLFKLETEKPGHGRSSSSGLTEFNAKTREMELEHEVKRLKQENLKLREQNDDLNGQILSLSLYEAKNLFATQTKAQSLAAEIDNASRDDLMEALKEQEEINFRLRQYMDKIILSILDHNPSILEIKTN